A window from Drosophila kikkawai strain 14028-0561.14 chromosome 2L, DkikHiC1v2, whole genome shotgun sequence encodes these proteins:
- the LOC108074524 gene encoding uncharacterized protein: protein MQIFLVIAAALLFSAYSAPTTQLPINSTEEEVTTESEDYTFEVWTPDSPQNVTQIELPGGDKKILCDFLATFEIIKMQQFGAIFAANMEDMKNIENKFEKDFKEYQDKYPNKDNKTMLDELFGVGVDPLMIYLKDKVLKKKFYQDIGKIYQEVNEHLFKKSQIIKGNLTQETVENEVEFFEKFKLFEVPSKKYYHDKTDLINHIEEKYQNRYKCKEEE, encoded by the exons ATGCAGATCTTTTTGGTGATCGCTGCAGCTTTGCTG TTCTCAGCTTATAGTGCTCCTACCACTCAGTTACCCATAAATTCCACTGAAGAAGAAGTAACCACAGAATCCGAGGACTATACATTTGAAGTTTGGACCCCTGATTCCCCGCAGAATGTAACCCAAATCGAATTGCCTGGCGGAGATAAAAAGATACTCTGCGATTTTCTAGCCACTTTtgaaatcattaaaatgcagCAATTTGGAGCCATCTTTGCAGCAAATATGGAAgatatgaaaaatattgaaaataaattcgaaAAGGACTTCAAGGAATACCAGGACAAATATCCCAATAAAGACAACAAAACCATGCTGGATGAGTTATTTGGCGTGGGCGTAGATCCATTAATGATCTACCTCAAGGATaaagtcttaaaaaaaaagttttaccaGGACATTGGCAAGATATATCAAGAGGTCAatgaacatttatttaaaaagtccCAAATAATCAAAGGAAATCTTACCCAGGAAACTGTGGAAAATGAAGTTGAGTTCTTTGAAAAATTCAAACTTTTTGAAGTGCCCTCGAAAAAATACTATCATGATAAAACTGACTTAATAAACCACATCGAAGAGAAATATCAGAATAGGTATAAATGTAAGGAAGAGGAATGA
- the LOC138927959 gene encoding uncharacterized protein, with translation MQIFLVIAAALLLSAYSAPTSELPINSTEEEVTTETQDYIADILNLDSLQNVTKIELPDGDKKILCDFLATFEIIKMQQFGAIFAINMEFMKNIENKFEKDFKEYQDKHPNKDNKTQLEEFIGVGVNPLKVYAKNRVYKKKFYQDIGKLYQMVNEHFIKESQIIKSNLTQETVENEVGFFEKFKIFEVPSNKYYNDKIDLINDIEEEYKNRYFRNPNVEQWHTTGHKSLSYISPAAAASSFCISSSISTIFIIIIIIIISSS, from the exons ATGCAGATCTTTCTGGTGATCGCTGCAGCTTTGCTG CTCTCAGCCTATAGTGCTCCTACCTCTGAGTTACCCATAAATTCCACGGAAGAAGAAGTAACCACAGAAACCCAAGACTATATAGCTGACATTTTGAACCTCGATTCCCTGCAGAATGTTACCAAAATCGAATTGCCTGACGGAGATAAAAAGATACTCTGCGATTTTCTAGCCACTTTtgaaatcattaaaatgcagCAATTTGGAGCCATCTTTGCAATAAATATGgagtttatgaaaaatattgaaaataaattcgaaAAGGACTTCAAGGAATACCAGGACAAACATCCCAATAAAGACAACAAGACCCAGCTAGAAGAGTTCATTGGCGTGGGCGTAAATCCATTAAAGGTCTACGCTAAGAACAGGGTCTACAAAAAGAAGTTTTACCAGGACATTGGCAAGTTATATCAAATGGTCAATGAACATTTCATTAAAGAGTCCCAAATAATCAAAAGTAATCTTACCCAGGAAACTGTGGAAAATGAAGTTGGGTTCtttgaaaaattcaaaatttttgaagTGCCCTCGAACAAATACTATAatgataaaattgatttaataaaCGACATCGAAGAGGAATATAAGAATAG ATATTTCCGTAATCCGAATGTGGAACAGTGGCACACCACTGGTCACAAGAGTCTCTCCTACATTTCTCCAGCCGCAGCAGCATCTTCTTTCTGCATCTCCAGCAGCATCTCCACcatcttcatcatcatcatcatcatcatcatcagctcTTCTTAG